A single Anopheles funestus chromosome 2RL, idAnoFuneDA-416_04, whole genome shotgun sequence DNA region contains:
- the LOC125764048 gene encoding flap endonuclease GEN, protein MGVKDLWNLLTPHMERKPLFELSNKVVAIDLSGWVCESLNVVDYFVHPRFYLRNLFFRTCYLLQTGIIPVFVLEGTAPALKYGVIVKRNQMQFRGVRPKKIANCDKATTASSTTADKPAKPAEQKRNRFHYVLKQCEELLSAMGLVCVQAPGEAEALCAYLNRDNLIYGVISQDSDCFAYGAVRVFRNFCASQSGGSVDIYDLNRVDSSVLRLGQEKIVAMALLSGCDYCPAGVMGVGREMVTRFLSCYDNSEILPKMRSWRKTADRLTELEIRAEDKNICSDCGHVGKQLQHRRAGCLDCRTKPGCNESRWKQQRSNIKTELDIKRKALKDPDFLQEPIIDEFLTRPCELPALDLSWRQPNLVKFIKSMSSYLQWNELYCFQKLLPLFTRWQVYVTNHPTVQRSDIFLEPDHIKKKRSPKGIASYEIVWKDAQNMFGGLIPQDQIDSYLAEAGNTLESLWSTIEPHDLVQETYPELVETFLASKTKGKKKKETSKPDGQDKPKKKAAAKKEKAQIPLKKFLAKANSKNGATEQPVRNDGSDSENQPNLLNQSSEEEFHSVDHFLNFTAELEAIADDRTANESFNSSAFIDRLCRPNYLQRALEEYMQMIETEKKSKALEELLSQSVALLPTVEPCVKSIDEISNVQHRIVLKRDILNASIVGGVQLNQSVNQPAASKKKRMSFFFEPIDIPPPEQQAGEHDMEEMDMFECSLMLKDQIVVEPCEDEGDINQTIIYDIDF, encoded by the exons ATGGGTGTAAAAGATTTATGGAATCTACTGACTCCTCACATGGAGCGTAAACCGTTGTTCGAACTGAGTAACAAAGTGGTTGCAATAGATCTCTCCGGCTGGGTGTGCGAAAGTTTGAACGTAGTCGATTATTTTGTGCATCCACGGTTTTATCTACG AAACTTATTCTTCCGTACGTGCTATCTGCTGCAAACTGGAATCATACCCGTTTTTGTGCTGGAAGGTACCGCACCAGCATTAAAGTATGGAGTGATCGTAAAGCGCAATCAGATGCAGTTTCGGGGAGTTCGGCCAAAGAAGATTGCAAACTGTGATAAAGCGACCACGGCCAGCTCGACCACGGCAGACAAACCTGCTAAACCAGCGGAACAAAAACGGAACCGCTTTCACTACGTCCTGAAGCAATGCGAGGAGCTTTTAAGTGCCATGGGGCTGGTATGTGTGCAAGCGCCAGGAGAAGCGGAGGCTCTCTGTGCCTATCTAAATCGGGACAATCTCATCTACGGTGTTATCAGCCAGGATTCGGATTGCTTCGCTTACGGTGCCGTTCGAGTGTTTCGCAACTTTTGTGCCTCACAAAGCGGTGGTTCAGTTGATATTTACGATTTGAATCGGGTTGATAGCAGCGTGCTTCGTTTGGGGCAGGAAAAGATTGTTGCCATGGCACTGCTGTCTGGGTGTGACTATTGTCCGGCGGGCGTTATGGGTGTGGGCAGGGAAATGGTTACACGGTTCTTAAGCTGCTACGATAATAGTGAAATATTGCCTAAAATGCGCTCCTGGCGAAAAACAGCCGATCGATTGACGGAGTTAGAAATTCGTGCAGAAGATAAAAACATTTGCTCCGATTGTGGACACGTTGGGAAGCAGCTGCAGCATCGTAGAGCCGGATGCCTGGATTGCAGAACAAAGCCAGGATGTAATGAATCGCGTTGGAAGCAACAGCGCTCTAATATTAAAACCGAGCTGGATATCAAGCGGAAAGCGCTTAAAGATCCAGACTTTCTGCAAGAACCGATTATAGACGAATTTCTTACGAGACCCTGCGAGTTGCCAGCACTGGATTTATCATGGCGACAGCCAAATTTGGTAAAATTTATT aaaAGCATGTCCTCCTATCTACAGTGGAATGAGCTTTACTGCTTTCAAAAGTTACTGCCACTGTTCACCCGCTGGCAGGTATACGTGACGAACCATCCGACGGTGCAACGTTCCGACATTTTCCTCGAACCGGATCACATTAAGAAGAAACGATCCCCCAAAGGCATCGCCAGCTATGAAATTGTATGGAAAGATGCACAAAACATGTTCGGTGGACTAATTCCACAAGATCAAATTGATTCCTATCTAGCCGAAGCGGGCAATACGTTGGAAAGCTTATGGAGCACGATCGAACCACATGATCTGGTGCAGGAAACATATCCAGAGCTGGTTGAAACTTTTCTAGCAAGTAaaacaaagggaaaaaagaagaaagaaacttcTAAACCTGATGGGCAAGACAAACCCAAGAAAAAAGCAGccgcgaagaaagaaaaagcgcAAATTCCGTTAAAGAAATTTcttgcaaaagcaaacagcaaaaatggaGCTACAGAACAGCCAGTACGAAACGATGGTAGCGATTCCGAAAATCAACCAAATCTCCTTAATCAATCATCCGAGGAGGAGTTTCATTCGGTTGATCATTTCCTTAACTTTACTGCCGAACTGGAAGCCATCGCTGACGATCGCACAGCAAACGAAAGCTTTAATTCGTCGGCTTTTATTGATCGTTTGTGCCGGCCAAACTATCTACAGCGAGCACTTGAGGAGTACATGCAAATGATCGAAACAGAAAAGAAGAGTAAAGCGTTAGAGGAACTACTTTCTCAAAGCGTTGCTCTGTTGCCAACGGTGGAGCCGTGCGTGAAATCGATTGATGAGATTAGTAACGTGCAGCATCGGATTGTTCTGAAACGTGATATACTGAACGCATCGATTGTTGGTGGTGTCCAGCTAAACCAATCCGTTAATCAACCGGCAGCGAGTAAAAAGAAGCGTATGAGCTTCTTTTTTGAACCAATAGACATTCCACCACCCGAGCAACAAGCTGGAGAACATGATATGGAGGAAATGGATATGTTCGAGTGTTCGCTAATGCTTAAGGATCAAATTGTGGTTGAGCCATGTGAAGACGAAGGTGATATCAATCAGACGATCATATACGACATCGACTTTTAG
- the LOC125764053 gene encoding translationally-controlled tumor protein homolog, with protein MKIWKDVFTGDEMFSDTYKVKLVDDVMYEVYGKHVSRTLGDVQLDGANPSAEEAEEGTDAATEAGVDIVLNHRLVETGFSDKKQFTTYLKDYMKKLVARLEEKSPGEVEVFKTNINKVMKDLLGRFKDLQFFTGESMDCEGLIAMLEYRDIDGDSVPILLCFKHGLEEEKF; from the exons atgaaaatctggAAGGATGTATTCACCG GGGACGAAATGTTCTCCGATACGTACAAGGTGAAGCTGGTGGATGATGTCATGTACGAAGTGTACGGAAAGCACGTCTCCCGCACATTGGGCGATGTGCAGCTGGATGGTGCCAACCCGTCCGCTGAGGAGGCCGAAGAGGGAACAGACGCGGCCACCGAAGCTGGTGTGGATATCGTCCTGAACCACCGTCTGGTTGAAACCGGATTTTCGGATAAGAAGCAGTTCACCACCTACCTGAAGGACTACATGAAGAA GCTCGTCGCCCGGCTGGAGGAGAAATCTCCCGGCGAGGTGGAAGTCTTCAAAACGAATATCAACAAAGTGATGAAGGATCTGCTCGGTCGATTCAAGGACCTGCAGTTCTTCACCGGTGAATCGATGGACTGCGAAGGTCTGATCGCCATGCTGGAGTACCGTGATATCGATGGCGATTCCGTGCCTATTCTGCTTTGCTTCAAGCACGGTCTGGAGGAGGAGAAGTTCTAA
- the LOC125764054 gene encoding protein FMC1 homolog → MATAIRTASSSSTLKQLLSELKAIRSGEGSSAYSLATKYITDQYRRFETTEQQHCRAKEELQFTAQTYRCYLESLRKLKDLNESYRGKGERSIRDTADMVGFKLPHDSK, encoded by the coding sequence ATGGCAACTGCTATCCGTACAGCAAGTAGCAGCAGTACGCTGAAGCAACTGTTATCCGAACTAAAAGCCATTCGTTCCGGCGAGGGTTCCAGTGCATACTCACTGGCCACCAAGTACATTACGGATCAGTATCGGCGTTTCGAAACGACGGAACAACAACACTGTCGCGCGAAGGAGGAACTGCAGTTTACGGCGCAAACGTATCGATGCTATCTGGAAAGCTTACGGAAGCTGAAGGATTTAAACGAGAGCTATCGCGGTAAGGGTGAACGAAGTATCCGCGATACAGCGGATATGGTGGGCTTTAAGTTACCGCATGATTCCAAGTAG
- the LOC125764051 gene encoding SRR1-like protein, which translates to MSEVDAVAKELDFKLVVTKKGKHRRKVRKSPPTLLHQLADPERPKEFCRNRVITQLQAAEADILQSEFFRECLESVQPVLTGVENIICLGLGNFYECVTARYQLAFIRCLRKQTNLDVRGQFFDPVFSRPEVDTLRALEEIVLHENLEGKYSAERKTLFFLPHCPKQIVNNLLWKNWNPHRLANVVLLCNSFSTVVNNNPDRLLRRNAGYILRAADLFREIPLRNSFRFADIFNDTSLHYLCDSGLKAPIDWDCADEPSYEQDDLELISKEVVAALEFV; encoded by the exons ATGAGCGAAGTAGACGCCGTTGCAAAAGAGCTGGACTTTAAATTAGTTGtaacgaaaaaaggaaagcatcgTAGGAAAGTAAGAAAAAGCCCGCCAACACTTTTGCACCAGCTTGCCGATCCAGAACGCCCGAAAGAATTCTGCAGGAATAGAGTAAT CACACAATTGCAGGCGGCCGAGGCGGATATTTTACAGTCTGAGTTTTTCCGGGAGTGTTTGGAAAGCGTCCAACCGGTGCTAACCGGTGTAGAGAACATCATTTGTCTTGGGCTCGGCAATTTTTACGAGTGTGTTACTGCACGGTACCAGCTAGCGTTTATTCGCTGTTTGCGGAAACAGACGAATCTCGACGTCAGAGGACAATTTTTCGACCCAGTGTTTAGCCGCCCGGAGGTGGACACGCTGCGCGCTCTCGAGGAGATAGTACTGCACGAGAATCTTGAGGGCAAGTATAGTGCCGAACGGAAGACACTTTTCTTCCTGCCACACTGTCCGAAGcaaattgtaaacaatttgCTGTGGAAGAATTGGAACCCACATCGTTTGGCAAACGTTGTCCTTCTGTGCAACAGCTTTAGCACCGTGGTGAATAATAACCCCGATCGATTGCTACGACGCAACGCCGGTTACATCCTACGAGCGGCAGATTTGTTTCGGGAAATTCCCCTTCGCAATAGTTTTCGCTTTGCGGACATATTCAACGATACTTCACTCCATTATCTTTGCGACAGCGGGCTAAAAGCTCCCATCGATTGGGATTGTGCTGACGAACCGTCGTACGAACAAGACGATCTAGAGCTCATATCCAAGGAGGTTGTAGCAGCTCTTGAATTTgtataa
- the LOC125764050 gene encoding E3 ubiquitin-protein ligase KCMF1: protein MSRHEGVSCDSCLKSNFRGRRYKCLICYDYDLCATCYEEGATTTRHSTDHPMQCILTQSDFELYYGGEVLPADQPQSFTCPYCKRMGLSDSALLEHVSAEHTDTGLEVVCPVCAALPGGEPNFVTDDFARHLSLEHRSGSRDLISFLDEPSAIRHGGVRRMPHSGRALGGPRSRRSNMHFSSSGGGLSTLSPSGRESVDPIAELLQQLSNVRRGGAPQPSQLQQLQMQIQLERQQVTAARQQLERLPRRQQQPAVVSSAPNATGVNNNAIGAPQANPNHTIITLNAGGRDGPIAASSSLPMVSTGVGVCNVSGSVGSASGAGSSAQQSQFLMARFMVPTMDDAEQTQLGRDRADRSQFVQALLLSTIANVQPFNKSADEELSDELSSMNLGVGSTCSTVQNSSVKRPASDDGAETGELLQDGSGNVGATDSNYGKEDGNCDSFKLGADTANGGPNDDSPNMMHPSAQHPLGHRGGHGGSGKAKGGSSTKSGMGGGTGGGVGGPAERRASRQTPPSGGGVGNNAAKARELKQANSSSNTSTSVSSRQQHHVPDSR from the exons atgagtCGCCATGAAg GGGTCAGCTGTGATTCGTGCTTGAAAAGTAACTTCCGTGGAAGACGATACAAGTGTCTGATCTGCTATGATTACGATCTGTGCGCGACCTGCTATGAGGAGGGCGCGACCACAACCCGTCACTCGACTGACCACCCGATGCAGTGCATACTAACGCAATCCGATTTCGAGCTGTACTATGGAGGGGAAGTGTTACCGGCGGACCAGCCACAGTCCTTCACCTGTCCGTACTGCAAGCGGATGGGGCTGAGTGATTCCGCTCTGCTGGAGCACGTTAGTGCGGAACACACCGATACCGGGCTGGAGGTGGTCTGTCCCGTCTGTGCCGCACTGCCCGGTGGCGAGCCCAACTTTGTGACCGATGATTTTGCAAGGCATCTTAGCCTGGAGCATAGGAGCGGGTCCCGGGATCTTATCTCGTTTCTG GATGAGCCATCAGCTATCCGCCATGGAGGTGTCAGAAGAATGCCACATTCGGGCCGCGCTCTTGGTGGTCCACGATCGCGCCGTTCCAACATGCACTTCAGCTCGTCCGGAGGCGGGCTGTCCACGCTGTCCCCGTCCGGCAGAGAGTCGGTTGACCCAATCGCGGAACTACTCCAGCAGCTGTCCAATGTACGCCGTGGAGGTGCACCACAACCGTCGCAGCTGCAGCAACTACAAATGCAAATTCAACTCGAGCGACAGCAAGTCACC GCCGCTCGTCAACAGTTGGAACGACTACCAAGACGACAGCAGCAACCGGCCGTCGTGTCCTCCGCTCCGAACGCAACCGGTGTCAACAACAATGCGATCGGTGCGCCCCAAGCAAATCCGAACCACACAATCATCACACTGAACGCCGGTGGCCGCGATGGTCCGATCGCAGCATCCTCCTCGTTGCCAATGGTTTCCACCGGTGTCGGGGTCTGCAATGTGTCGGGTTCGGTCGGAAGTGCCTCCGGCGCCGGTTCCAGTGCGCAACAGTCGCAGTTTCTGATGGCACGCTTCATGGTGCCTACCATGGACGATGCCGAACAAACACAGCTGGGCCGTGATAGAGCGGACAG ATCACAGTTTGTTCAAGCTTTATTGTTATCAACCATCGCAAATGTGCAGCCGTTTAACAAAAGCGCTGACGAGGAGCTTTCCGATGAGTTGAGTTCCATGAATTTAGGCGTCGGTAGTACGTGCAGCACCGTGCAGAACAGTAGTGTAAAAAGGCCAGCATCGGATGACGGTGCCGAGACGGGTGAGCTGCTGCAGGATGGTAGCGGCAATGTTGGTGCTACGGACAGTAACTACGGCAAGGAGGATGGAAATTGTGATAGTTTCAAGCTAGGTGCCGACACCGCCAACGGGGGCCCGAACGACGACTCGCCGAACATGATGCATCCGTCGGCCCAGCATCCGTTGGGACACCGTGGCGGGCACGGCGGGTCCGGCAAAGCGAAAGGAGGTAGCTCGACCAAGTCGGGCATGGGCGGTGGCACCGGGGGTGGTGTGGGCGGCCCAGCTGAGCGCCGAGCGTCCCGCCAAACACCGCCGTCCGGTGGGGGCGTCGGCAATAATGCGGCCAAAGCCCGCGAACTGAAGCAAGCAAACTCTTCGTCAAACACTTCCACGTCGGTGTCCTCGAGACAGCAGCACCACGTGCCCGACTCCAGGTAG
- the LOC125764049 gene encoding uncharacterized protein LOC125764049, translated as MYSQSIVQVDWNERFDTAVDVGAGGSVFGGNGDVYRRFQDVDGGSNSSASNDTESTTLLDETCRKNERLYDITPMDRGDRHSRGSTKNKIFLWIVAFCLIGILVMGIIPNNSDRGRVGTIVGWGLNTSRETIDYVLPYENTTLIDPLNVCTTEERSGLVEESEKVFLLIVVCSSANNFEARQAIRDTWGKVRDFNYGQFQHLHERLRGEYLDPKPTVGRELKEYMWQVTDDDETVVTGTAANTVQSKSNSSHSERNESSIAGMIFNVKLVFLVGQSEADYVHQRQRSAIPAGGDSESIVKRSATVQQAPISPGTVAVLPGVDPSHNPSEGTVTPRISLFASGGDVDPAFNAASGGNEMVDEMQLRIVNESEVYGDIIQESFIDSYNNLTLKTIMMLKWVTNNCDGKVKFIMKCDDDTFVNVPNLLHVLLGGTVPLYKAAISFYDTNTVAVKSPKNRLIVGKYLLTGFLFCDAKPIGDTSSKWYSPTYMYDKDVYPNYLSGTAYLMNLETAKLLYRASLSTPIFHLEDVYLTGIVADRVKIRRRHHPLFFYSYTKDLCALRGMISQHQLQPGEIRTAYDYITNSSILCNGPEKRFTVGQLKLQQRKKCQ; from the exons ATGTACTCGCAAAGCATCGTTCAGGTGGATTGGAACGAACGATTCGACACAGCCGTGGATGTCGGTGCTGGCGGAAGCGTTTTCGGCGGCAATGGCGATGTATACCGACGCTTTCAGGACGTTGACGGTGGAAGCAACAGTTCCGCCAGTAATGACACGGAAAGCACCACCCTGCTAGATGAGACGTGCCGCAAGAACGAACGGCTGTACGATATCACGCCAATGGATCGAGGTGACCGACACAGCCGAGGATCTACCAAGAACAAAATCTTCCTATGGATTGTTGCCTTTTGCCTGATCGGCATCCTGGTGATGGGCATTATACCGAATAACAGCGATCGGGGACGCGTTG GTACCATCGTTGGATGGGGATTGAACACATCGAGGGAAACGATCGACTACGTGCTGCCGTACGAAAACACAACTCTAATCGATCCACTGAATGTGTGTACCACCGAGGAACGTTCCGGTCTGGTGGAGGAAAGTGAGAAGGTGTTCCTATTGATCGTGGTCTGTTCTTCCGCGAACAACTTCGAAGCCCGCCAAGCGATCCGTGATACGTGGGGCAAGGTGCGAGATTTTAACTACGGCCAGTTTCAGCATCTACATGAACGATTGCGCGGTGAATATCTCGACCCGAAACCGACCGTTGGTCGTGAACTGAAAGAGTACATGTGGCAGgtgactgatgatgatgagaccGTGGTTACGGGCACCGCAGCCAAT ACTGTACAATCGAAATCCAACTCTAGTCACAGTGAGCGAAACGAGAGCAGCATTGCGGGTATGATTTTTAACGTGAAGCTAGTGTTTCTCGTCGGTCAATCGGAAGCAGACTACGTACATCAACGCCAGCGATCAGCAATCCCTGCCGGTGGTGACAGCGAAAGCATCGTGAAGAGAAGCGCTACCGTACAGCAGGCACCCATTTCGCCGGGTACGGTAGCGGTGCTTCCCGGTGTGGATCCATCGCACAACCCGTCGGAAGGTACGGTAACGCCACGGATCTCACTGTTTGCCAGTGGAGGAGACGTTGATCCTGCATTTAACGCAGCTAGCGGAGGCAACGAAATGGTGGACGAAATGCAACTACGAATTGTAAATGAAAGCGAAGTGTACGGTGATATTATACAGGAGAGCTTTATAGATAGTTATAACAACCTGACGTTGAAGACGATCATGATGCTGAAGTGGGTTACCAACAACTGTGATGGCAAAG TAAAATTTATCATGAAGTGTGATGACGACACGTTTGTCAACGTACCGAACTTGCTGCACGTTCTGCTTGGTGGGACGGTTCCCCTGTACAAAGCGGCCATATCGTTCTACGACACCAACACGGTGGCGGTGAAATCGCCCAAAAATCGTCTCATCGTAGGTAAATACCTGCTGACGGGGTTTCTGTTTTGTGACGCCAAACCAATCGGTGACACCAGCAGCAAGTG GTACTCACCGACGTATATGTACGATAAGGATGTATATCCAAACTATCTCTCCGGCACGGCTTATCTGATGAACCTTGAGACGGCAAAGTTGCTGTACCGGGCGAGTCTATCGACGCCGATTTTCCACCTAGAAGACGTGTACCTGACGGGGATAGTGGCGGACCGTGTGAAAATTCGTCGCAGGCACCATCCACTGTTCTTTTACTCCTACACCAAAGATTTGTGCGCTCTGCGGGGCATGATCTCCCAGCACCAGTTGCAACCGGGCGAAATACGTACCGCGTACGATTACATTACCAACAGCTCGATATTGTGCAATGGGCCGGAAAAACGATTCACCGTTGGACAGCTGAAGCTGCAACAGCGTAAAAAGTGTCAATGA
- the LOC125765734 gene encoding elongation factor 1-gamma-like: MAGTLYTYPENFRAYKVLIGAQYSGLPVQVAADFVFGETNYSEPFLQKFPTGKVPAYETEDGKYLTESNAIAYYVANEQLRGTNDFHRAEIQSFLSFADNELLPAVQGWTFPLIGIVPYNKNNVERAKEELRRGLSILNNRLMKQTFLVGERVTLADIVVFTTLLHAYEYVLDPSFRTPFRAVTRWFTTVMNQPQVQAVVKTPTLCAKVAQADPKKYAKFQAKASGSARAEKKKEKKEKKPATESESDTVEQPDAVDELLAAEPRQNDPFEKMPKGTFNFDDFKRFYSNEEESKSIPYFWTKFDPSNYSIWYGEYKYPEELTKVFMSCNLITGMFQRLDKMRKQSFASVCLFGEDNNSTISGVWIWRGQELAFKLSPDWQVDYEVYDWKKLDPSAEETKKLVEQYFSWSGADKNGRKFNQGKIFK, encoded by the exons ATGGCTGGTACTCTGTATACATACCCGGAAAATTTTCGTGCTTACAAAGTACTGATTGGCGCTCAATATTCTGGACTTCCTGTGCAAGTTGCTGCTGATTTCGTATTTGGAGAAACTAACTACAGTGAACCGTTCCTGCAGAAGTTCCCAACCGGAAAGGTGCCAGCATACGAAACGGAGGATGGGAAATACTTAACGGAAAGCAATGCTATTGCTTATTATGTTGCAAACGAACAACTTAGAGGAACGAATGACTTTCATCGTGCAGAGATCCAATCGTTCTTAAGTTTCGCCGATAATGAGTTACTTCCTGCTGTGCAAGGATGGACGTTCCCGCTCATTg GAATTGTACCGTACAATAAGAACAACGTTGAGCGAGCTAAGGAAGAACTACGCCGCGGATTGTCCATTCTTAATAATCGATTGatgaagcaaacatttttagtTGGAGAACGAGTTACGCTTGCTGATATTGTGGTATTTACCACTCTGCTACACGCTTACGAGTATGTACTAGATCCTTCTTTCCGTACACCGTTTCGAGCGGTTACTCGATGGTTCACAACTGTAATGAATCAGCCACAGGTTCAAGCCGTTGTCAAAACGCCAACTCTCTGTGCCAAAGTTGCGCAAGCAGATCCAAAGAAGTATGCCAAATTTCAAGCAAAAGCGAGTGGAAGCGCTAGAgctgaaaagaagaaagagaaaaaagagaagaaaccgGCCACAGAATCCGAATCTGATACCGTTGAGCAACCGGATGCGGTTGACGAGTTGCTTGCAGCAGAACCTAGGCAGAATGATCCCTTCGAAAAGATGCCAAAAGGCACTTTTAATTTCGATGattttaagcgtttttacTCTAACGAGGAGGAGTCAAAATCAATTCCTTATTTCTGGACTAAATTTGATCCATCCAACTATTCGATTTGGTACGGTGAATACAAATATCCGGAAGAACTAACGAAAGTATTCATGAGCTGCAATCTGATTACGGGAATGTTTCAACGTTTGGATAAAATGCGCAAGCAAAGTTTTGCGTCAGTTTGTCTCTTTGGCGAAGATAACAACAGTACCATTTCGGGTGTGTGGATTTGGCGAGGCCAAGAGCTGGCTTTTAAGCTTTCTCCAGATTGGCAGGTCGACTATGAAGTTTACGATTGGAAAAAATTGGACCCATCTGcggaagaaacaaagaaactgGTTGAACAGTACTTCTCATGGAGCGGTGCTGACAAGAATGGCCGCAAATTTAATCagggaaaaatattcaaataa